Proteins co-encoded in one Garra rufa chromosome 7, GarRuf1.0, whole genome shotgun sequence genomic window:
- the LOC141338212 gene encoding zinc finger BED domain-containing protein 4-like, translated as MFDKQAKWKTSDGRSKTLDRMITEMIATDNQPFSFVENNGFQRLMATAEPRYTLKSEKFYRTEVFPSIHNSIVEKVKALLKPDKAGYNLAFTTDCWSGTTESLMSLTCHFIDDQWIRRQVILNTKAMTGSHTGQYISEMFLGMLEEWEFDKDRVVLVLRDSGANVVKGMRIAELPDMSCSAHILQLVVNDGLNSQRAVQNILSVLRSCATHFNHSLLAKQRLAVIQQDLGLPTHSIIQAVPTRWNSTLHMLVRMLEQKRALNVYASEHGGFTSLSAEQWNIVSDIIDTLSPVEEVTLEMSHYESSASCIIPSVKVLKMLLRSQGPSSHGIKTMRQEMLESLTRRFAKVKLRGLALKESFSSTFWNQ; from the coding sequence ATGTTTGATAAGCAGGCAAAGTGGAAGACATCTGATGGCCGCTCAAAAACGCTGGACAGGATGATTACTGAAATGATTGCTACAGACAATCAGCCTTTCAGCTTTGTTGAAAATAACGGTTTCCAGAGACTCATGGCTACTGCAGAACCAAGATATACTCTAAAGAGTGAGAAGTTCTACCGAACAGAGGTGTTCCCCAGTATTCACAACAGTATCGTTGAGAAGGTTAAAGCACTGCTTAAACCTGATAAAGCAGGTTATAACTTGGCTTTCACCACAGACTGCTGGTCTGGTACAACTGAATCCCTAATGAGTCTCACATGCCATTTTATTGATGATCAATGGATTCGCAGACAAGTAATTCTGAACACAAAAGCAATGACTGGATCACACACTGGGCAGTACATTAGTGAGATGTTCCTGGGAATGCTGGAAGAATGGGAATTTGACAAAGACAGAGTGGTTCTTGTTCTCAGGGACAGTGGTGCTAATGTTGTCAAAGGTATGAGAATTGCTGAACTGCCTGACATGAGCTGCAGTGCCCACATATTACAGCTTGTTGTCAATGATGGCCTCAACTCACAAAGAGCTGTCCAGAATATTCTATCAGTGCTGAGAAGCTGTGCTACCCATTTCAATCATTCACTGCTAGCCAAACAGCGTTTAGCAGTGATCCAGCAGGACCTTGGCCTACCTACACATTCCATCATTCAGGCTGTGCCAACCCGATGGAATTCCACCTTGCACATGCTGGTCAGAATGCTAGAGCAAAAAAGGGCTTTGAACGTATATGCCAGTGAGCATGGTGGGTTCACTAGCCTGAGTGCTGAGCAGTGGAATATTGTCAGTGATATTATTGACACCCTTTCTCCAGTGGAAGAGGTCACTCTTGAGATGAGCCACTACGAAAGTTCAGCATCATGCATCATCCCATCTGTCAAAGTTCTGAAGATGTTGCTCAGAAGCCAAGGTCCCTCCTCTCATGGAATTAAAACAATGAGACAGGAGATGCTGGAGAGTCTCACCAGACGGTTTGCAAAAGTGAAGTTGCGGGGTCTAGCCTTAAAGGAGAGCTTTAGCAGTACCTTCTGGAACCAGTGA